In the candidate division WOR-3 bacterium genome, GCAGACGCCCAGTTCACGCCATTATACTAATGGTAAATTCTAAATTCGAAATACGAAATCCGAAGCAAATTCCAAACTACAATTATTCAATATTTCAAACTTTTCTTATTAGTTTAGAATTTAGATATTCGCATTTCGGATTTGACCGAACGAAAGTGAGGTGAAAATGCCATTCTATTCTGAAAAAGTAATGGACCATTTCCAGCATCCAAGGAATGTTGGCGAAATTCCGGATGCGGATGGAATTGGTGAAGTAGGCAATCCGGTCTGTGGTGATATGATGACATTTTACATAAAGGTAAAGGATAACCGACTTGTTGACATTAAGTTTAAAACCTTTGGCTGCGGTGCAGCAATTGCAGTATCTTCAATGGTAAGTGAAATGGCAAAAGGAAAGACGATAGAAGAGGCGCTAAAGATTACCAACGAACTCGTTGCCCAGGAACTTGGTGGTCTGCCACCCAATAAAATGCACTGTTCTAATCTTGGGGCTGA is a window encoding:
- the nifU gene encoding Fe-S cluster assembly scaffold protein NifU — translated: MPFYSEKVMDHFQHPRNVGEIPDADGIGEVGNPVCGDMMTFYIKVKDNRLVDIKFKTFGCGAAIAVSSMVSEMAKGKTIEEALKITNELVAQELGGLPPNKMHCSNLGADALHKAIEDYLKKKEQKNAGKV